In Pseudomonas fakonensis, one DNA window encodes the following:
- a CDS encoding helix-turn-helix domain-containing protein, with protein MHSPLPGVPLFQLYGENHAWPGTDLLHCETIPARSRLHHWEIKPHQHAELFQLLYVQRGEAQVEIEGVRSVIRQAAIQVVPPLTVHGFRFSADIQGHVLTFGTALVADLEQRLGAPLSVLAAPGCYALGRDRRRLHMLIASLQQEYQGSAPGRAALLPALVTALMVWIGRQQHGLPPRNRSERDRQLLGQYLRLVEAHYREHLAVEVFAARLGVTSLQLNQLCRELAGQTALQVIHQRLLLEARRSLVYTRMSIGQLSDSLGFSDPTYFARFFKRLSGQTPNGYRRVQAC; from the coding sequence ATGCACAGCCCCCTCCCCGGCGTCCCGCTGTTTCAGCTGTACGGCGAAAACCACGCCTGGCCCGGCACCGACCTGCTGCACTGCGAGACCATCCCTGCGCGCAGCCGCCTGCACCACTGGGAGATCAAGCCGCACCAGCACGCCGAGCTGTTCCAGCTGTTGTACGTGCAACGCGGCGAAGCGCAGGTGGAGATCGAAGGCGTACGCAGCGTGATCCGCCAGGCGGCGATCCAGGTGGTGCCGCCGCTGACCGTGCATGGCTTTCGTTTCAGTGCCGATATCCAGGGCCATGTGCTGACCTTTGGCACCGCCCTGGTGGCCGACCTGGAGCAGCGCCTGGGCGCGCCACTGAGCGTGCTGGCAGCGCCCGGCTGCTACGCGCTGGGGCGCGACCGCCGGCGCCTGCACATGCTGATTGCCAGCCTGCAGCAGGAGTACCAGGGCAGCGCCCCGGGCCGCGCGGCACTTTTACCGGCGCTGGTTACCGCGTTGATGGTGTGGATCGGCCGCCAGCAGCATGGGCTACCGCCGCGCAACCGCAGCGAACGTGACCGGCAGTTGCTTGGCCAGTACCTGCGGCTGGTGGAGGCGCACTACCGTGAGCACCTGGCGGTGGAGGTATTCGCCGCGCGGCTGGGGGTGACCAGCCTGCAGCTGAACCAGCTGTGCCGCGAGCTGGCCGGGCAGACTGCGCTGCAGGTGATTCATCAGCGGCTGTTGCTGGAGGCGCGGCGCAGCCTGGTGTACACGCGCATGAGCATCGGGCAGTTGTCCGACAGCCTGGGGTTCAGCGACCCGACGTACTTTGCGCGGTTTTTCAAACGGCTCAGCGGGCAGACGCCGAATGGCTACAGGCGGGTGCAGGCATGCTGA
- a CDS encoding LysR substrate-binding domain-containing protein, with the protein MQTKWIDDLLAVAETSNFSRAAEIRCITQSALSRRIRSLEEWVGVELVDRGTYPVQLTQAGRTFCDEGRDALAAFMDLRSSLRRGERMPGRSIQVVAGHTLSMTFVPKWFAEFQRRNGYFNARVLAANVQEAVIALAEGGCDLMIGYSHPRAPIFLDPDKFVGLRLGTDALFPVSAPDSQGRPLFSLPGTQAQPIPYLGYTATSFLGRVVDVILQGQAVPAQLKRFYEADMAMHLLRMAREGYGIAWLPESAVEEELAAGRLVRAGGAQWEASLEIWSFRSIGNSNQTMLELCKSLEREVR; encoded by the coding sequence ATGCAAACCAAGTGGATAGACGACCTGCTGGCAGTCGCCGAAACCAGCAATTTCTCCCGCGCGGCCGAAATTCGCTGTATCACCCAGTCGGCGCTGTCGCGGCGCATTCGTTCGCTGGAGGAGTGGGTGGGGGTGGAGCTGGTCGACCGTGGCACCTACCCGGTGCAACTGACCCAGGCCGGGCGCACCTTCTGCGACGAGGGCCGCGACGCCCTTGCGGCGTTCATGGACCTGCGCTCATCCCTGCGCCGTGGTGAGCGCATGCCGGGGCGCTCGATCCAGGTGGTGGCCGGGCACACCTTGTCGATGACCTTTGTGCCCAAGTGGTTTGCCGAGTTTCAGCGGCGCAACGGCTACTTCAACGCCCGGGTGCTGGCGGCCAATGTGCAGGAGGCGGTAATCGCGCTTGCAGAGGGCGGTTGCGATTTGATGATCGGCTACAGCCACCCGCGCGCACCGATCTTTCTCGACCCTGACAAGTTCGTCGGCCTGCGCCTGGGCACTGATGCGTTGTTCCCGGTGTCGGCACCGGACAGCCAGGGCCGGCCGCTGTTCAGCCTGCCGGGTACGCAGGCGCAGCCGATCCCGTACCTGGGCTACACCGCTACTTCGTTTCTGGGCCGGGTGGTGGATGTGATCCTTCAGGGCCAGGCAGTGCCTGCGCAGCTCAAGCGCTTTTATGAGGCGGACATGGCCATGCACCTGCTGCGCATGGCCCGCGAAGGCTATGGCATTGCCTGGCTGCCGGAGTCGGCGGTGGAGGAGGAACTGGCCGCCGGCCGCCTGGTGCGTGCTGGCGGGGCGCAATGGGAGGCGTCGCTTGAGATCTGGTCGTTCCGCTCCATCGGCAACAGCAACCAGACCATGCTCGAGCTGTGCAAGTCGCTGGAGCGGGAGGTGCGGTGA
- a CDS encoding dicarboxylate/amino acid:cation symporter has translation MNNNKLPRYIAVAIVLGILVGWACNRFAASPDAAKEMAGYFSLVTDIFLRMIKMIIAPLVFATLVAGIGSLGSSGSVGRIGLRSMLWFVSASVFSLALGMLLVNLFQPGAGLNLSVEHAQAASAVTVNVGDFSLKTFISHVFPRSIAEAMANNEILQIVVFSLFFGLALAYVKKQGDERIGALVDDLAKVMFRITDYVMMFAPVGVFAALAAAVTTQGIGLLLDYGKLIGQFYVGIALLWVALFAVGYLFLGRPVLQLGKLIREPVLLAFSTASSESAYPKTIDALEKFGASKRVSSFVLPLGYSFNLDGSMMYQAFAIMFIAQAYGIELSFTQQVLILLTLMVTSKGMAGVARASVVVVAATLPMFHLPEAGLLLILAIDQFLDMGRTATNVVGNSIATAVIARLEERHGEAPAAQANPQPA, from the coding sequence ATGAATAACAACAAGCTCCCCCGCTACATCGCCGTGGCCATCGTCCTCGGCATCCTCGTCGGCTGGGCCTGCAACCGCTTCGCGGCCAGCCCCGACGCTGCAAAAGAGATGGCCGGCTACTTCAGCCTGGTCACCGATATCTTTCTGCGCATGATCAAGATGATCATCGCCCCGCTGGTATTTGCCACCCTGGTGGCGGGTATCGGCAGCCTCGGCAGCTCGGGCTCGGTGGGGCGCATCGGCCTGCGCTCGATGCTGTGGTTCGTCAGCGCCTCGGTATTCTCCCTGGCCCTGGGCATGCTGCTGGTCAACCTGTTCCAGCCAGGCGCCGGGCTTAACCTGAGCGTCGAGCATGCCCAGGCGGCCAGCGCGGTCACCGTCAATGTCGGCGACTTCAGCCTGAAGACCTTCATCAGCCACGTGTTCCCGCGCAGTATCGCCGAGGCCATGGCCAACAACGAGATCCTGCAGATCGTGGTGTTCTCGCTGTTCTTCGGGCTGGCCCTGGCCTACGTGAAAAAGCAGGGCGACGAGCGCATCGGCGCACTGGTGGACGACTTGGCCAAGGTGATGTTCCGCATCACCGACTACGTGATGATGTTCGCCCCGGTGGGCGTGTTCGCCGCACTGGCTGCAGCGGTGACCACCCAGGGCATTGGCCTGCTGCTGGACTACGGCAAGCTGATCGGCCAGTTCTACGTGGGTATCGCCCTGCTGTGGGTGGCGTTGTTCGCGGTGGGCTACCTGTTCCTCGGGCGCCCGGTGCTGCAACTGGGCAAGTTGATTCGCGAGCCGGTGCTGCTGGCGTTCTCCACCGCCAGCAGCGAGTCGGCCTACCCGAAAACCATCGATGCGCTGGAAAAGTTCGGTGCCTCCAAGCGGGTGTCCAGTTTCGTGCTGCCGTTGGGTTACTCGTTCAACCTCGACGGTTCGATGATGTACCAGGCCTTCGCCATCATGTTCATCGCCCAGGCCTACGGCATCGAGCTGTCGTTCACCCAGCAGGTGCTGATACTGCTGACCCTGATGGTCACCAGCAAGGGCATGGCCGGTGTGGCCCGGGCTTCGGTGGTGGTGGTCGCGGCCACCCTGCCGATGTTCCACCTGCCCGAGGCGGGCCTGCTGCTGATCCTGGCCATCGACCAGTTCCTCGACATGGGCCGTACCGCCACCAATGTGGTGGGCAACAGCATCGCCACTGCGGTGATTGCCCGCCTGGAAGAGCGCCACGGCGAAGCCCCTGCCGCCCAAGCCAACCCGCAACCTGCCTGA